One region of Zingiber officinale cultivar Zhangliang chromosome 7B, Zo_v1.1, whole genome shotgun sequence genomic DNA includes:
- the LOC122007280 gene encoding methionine aminopeptidase 2B isoform X1 gives MDLQNLQKKKKKKSKAKKKKEPLQQTNPPSIPVDELFPSGEFPEGEIQQYKDDNLWRTTSEEKRELERLEKPMYNSVRRAAEVHRQVRKYMRSILKPGMLMTDLCETLENMVRKLIKEDGLEAGIAFPTGCSLNWVAAHWTPNSGDKTVLQYDDVMKLDFGTHIDGRIVDCAFTVAFNPMFNPLLEASREATNAGVKEAGIDVRLCDVGAAIQEVMESYEVEINGKVFQVKSVRNLNGHSIGPYQIHASKSIPIVKGGEQTKMEEGEFFAIETFGSTGKGYVREDLECSIYMKNFDVGHIPLRLPRAKQLLFTINKNFSTLAFCRRYLDRLGESKYLMALKNLCDTGIVQPCPPLCDVKGSYVSQFEHTILLRPTCKEVISRGDDY, from the exons aatctgcaaaaaaaaaaaaagaagaaaagcaaAGCAAA GAAAAAGAAGGAACCACTTCAACAAACTAATCCACCTTCAATTCCTGTTGACGAACTTTTCCCTTCAGGGGAATTCCCTGAGGGTGAAATCCAGCAATACAAGGACGA TAACCTCTGGAGGACAACATCTGAAGAGAAAAGAGAGCTCGAGCGCCTTGAGAAGCCAATGTATAATTCAGTCCGCCGAGCAGCAGAAGTTCACAGACAG GTTCGGAAATACATGAGGAGTATTTTGAAGCCTGGCATGTTAATGACTGATCTATGTGAAACCTTAGAAAATATGGTTAGGAAATTAATCAAAGAAGATGGTCTCGAAGCAGGAATTGCCTTTCCAACAGGATGCTCCCTGAACTG GGTTGCAGCTCATTGGACCCCAAATTCTGGTGACAAAACTGTACTCCAGTACGATGATGTCATGAAATTAGATTTTGGAACACACATTGATG GGCGCATAGTTGATTGTGCTTTTACAGTAGCATTTAATCCCATGTTTAATCCACTACTTGAAGCGTCTAGAGAAGCTACAAATGCTGGAGTTAAG GAAGCTGGAATAGATGTGCGATTATGTGATGTTGGTGCTGCAATCCAAGAGGTCATGGAATCATATGAGGTTGAAATCAATGGCAAAGTGTTTCAAG TTAAAAGTGTTCGGAACTTGAACGGGCACAGCATCGGGCCGTACCAAATTCATGCTAGTAAGTCCATTCCAATCGTCAAGGGAGGAGAGCAAACAAAGATGGAGGAAGGTGAATTTTTTGCAATCGAAACTTTCGGTTCAACAG GAAAAGGCTATGTCAGAGAGGATTTGGAGTGCAGCATTTACATGAAAAACTTTGATGTGGGACACATTCCGCTGAGGTTGCCTCGAGCAAAGCAGCTTCTTTTTACAATCAACAAAAATTTCTCAACATTGGCCTTCTGCCGGCGCTACTTGGATCGTCTCGGAGAATCCAAGTATCTTATGGCACTGAAGAATTTGTGCGATACCGGCATTGTGCAG CCATGCCCTCCGCTTTGCGACGTGAAAGGAAGCTATGTGTCACAGTTTGAGCACACAATCTTGCTCCGGCCGACATGTAAAGAAGTCATCTCACGGGGCGACGACTACTGA